The following nucleotide sequence is from Halalkalicoccus subterraneus.
GATCACGCCAATGATCGCGATGCTCAAACAGTATCTCGAGGTCGGCACCGGTGAAGTCCATTTCTTTTACGGTGAGAAAAACCAGGAGAACATTATGTACCGCGAGACCCTCGATCAGCTCGCTACCGAGCACAATCAACTCACGGTCGTCTACTCGCTGTCTGACGAGGGCTGGGATGGTCCAACCGGACACGTTCAGGACCATCTCGACGACCGCCTCGACGGGCTTGACAGGGATTTTTACGTCTGCGGTGTCCCACAGATGGTCGTCGATACCAAGGAACATCTCGATGAGTTGGGTGTTCCCGATGACCGTGTGTTCTCCGAAGGGTGGGAAGATGGCGAAGTCGAGAACTAGATAGCAGTCTCTCACTCCAGAGAATGCGTTAGGTTTCGATAGAAACCTACCATCGATTCGGTGGGTTGGCAGAAGATATAGTTCGACTGAAGAAGTAGCTGAACGGTGAGATGTCATGGCCTCTATTGATACTGGCTGGTTTGTTTGAAATCGGATGGGCAATCGGGCTTGAATACTCAGACGGCTTCTCAAAACCCATTCCGACACTCGGCACCGCTGTTGCCCTCATCATTAGCATGGTGCTGCTGTCACAGGCAATCAAAGACCTCCCGATAGGTACGGCGTACGCTGTCTGGACTGGTATCGGTGCTGTTGGGACAGCTTCGCTTGGGATTATTCTGTTTGATGAACCTGTCACCCTTGCTCGGATCGGATTCGTCAGCGTGATTCTCGTCGGTATCGTCGGTCTCC
It contains:
- a CDS encoding DMT family transporter, encoding MSWPLLILAGLFEIGWAIGLEYSDGFSKPIPTLGTAVALIISMVLLSQAIKDLPIGTAYAVWTGIGAVGTASLGIILFDEPVTLARIGFVSVILVGIVGLHAVSGGH